One Fulvia fulva chromosome 8, complete sequence DNA window includes the following coding sequences:
- a CDS encoding 37S ribosomal protein S12, mitochondrial, translating to MASKLLTSLLSLPAPTRTTFLAPRTTLLRLPTIATRSFTSSIPHRATYNQVLRGCRIGQRARKPTSPQLARNHRPEMKGVCLRVGTTKPKKPNSGERKVARVRLSSGNVITAYIPGEGHNVQQHSVVLVRGGRSQDCPGVKYHLVRGAMDLGGVGNRVTSRSKYGTKKPKTN from the exons ATGGCCTCCAAACTCCTAACCTCCCTCCTGAGTCTGCCAGCTCCCACGCGAACAACCTTCCTCGCGCCCCGGACAACCCTCCTCCGCCTACCCACAATCGCGACCCGCTCCTTCACCTCGAGCATCCCTCACCGCGCAACCTACAACCAAGTCCTCCGCGGCTGCCGCATCGGCCAACGCGCCCGGAAACCCACATCACCCCAACTGGCGCGAAACCATAGACCAGAGATGAAAGGCGTGTGTCTGCGAGTGGGAACGACGAAGCCCAAGAAGCCTAATTCGGGAGAGAGGAAGGTTGCGAGGGTGAGATTGAGTAGTGGGAATGTTATTACGGCGTATATTCCGGGTGAGGGACATAATGTGCAGCAGCATAGTGTTGTGCTTGTGAGAGGTGGGAGAAGTCAGGATTGTCCGGGCGTGAAGTATCATCTGGTGAGAGGGGCTATGGATTTG GGTGGTGTTGGTAATCGGGTTACGAGTCGATCGAAGTATGGAACGAAGAAGCCGAAGACGAATTGA
- a CDS encoding ATP-dependent RNA helicase DBP4, protein MPAPHITGRTRPTNVKKRQNTLKRKRDDVDVEKLEAAVQELDLKTKYTSFTDLPLSEPTKAGLKSSHFSTLTDIQAKAIPLALKGNDILGAAKTGSGKTLAFLIPVLENLYRAQCIGGDAGLGAMVITPTRELAIQIFEVLRKVGGKGHLFAAGLVIGGKSLREEQDALARMNIVVCTPGRILQHLSQTAAFNVDNLRMLVLDEADRILDMGFQRDVDAIVEYLPKERQTMLFSATQTKRVSDLARLSLNDPEYVSVHEASQTATPKTLQQNYVLTPLSEKLDTLWSFLQSAKKSKMIVFLSSAKQVRFVYESFRHMQPGIPLLHLHGRQKETTRQETTQRFASAKHSCLFATDVVARGVDFPAVDWVVQVDCPEDADTYIHRVGRTARYEKEGRAILFVDPSEEEGMLSRLEQKKVPIERINVRAKKQQSIKSQLQNMCFQDPKLKYLGQKAFVSYVRSLHIQKDKEIFKLEKYNLEDFAASLGLPGAPRIKFLKADQEEVKRRKNASRQAAISASEDEGEDDEEGDKAKNKKNGVRTKYDRMFERQNQDILADHYAKLVKDDDRDNVDPNRLDGEQEGDDDLFDVKRRIPVEEDEANTESVADMNAKAPGVRAVEVPGAKVPIVLDSKRREKLLKSKKKLLNFKDKGHKIVYDDDGNAHEVYELEDEDDFRARGEAEQQRQKFLEEEAERVKVADLEDKALAKEKRRAKKDKTRERERAEYESEREGAELEDGEDAMANFIADAQGLSDSDAGRSEESEVEESPKKKQKKWFQEEGKRKDLGAPEREIKTLDDLEAEAARLLG, encoded by the coding sequence ATGCCAGCGCCTCATATCACCGGTCGAACGAGACCCACCAATGTCAAGAAGCGGCAGAACACACTGAAACGAAAACGCGACGATGTCGACGTCGAAAAGCTCGAAGCGGCAGTGCAAGAACTCGACCTAAAGACGAAATATACATCTTTTACAGATCTGCCCCTTTCTGAACCTACGAAGGCTGGTCTAAAGTCGTCACACTTCAGTACTCTGACCGACATCCAAGCGAAGGCGATTCCTCTTGCGCTCAAGGGCAATGATATCCTCGGCGCAGCGAAGACTGGAAGTGGAAAGACGTTGGCTTTCTTGATCCCGGTACTGGAGAACCTCTACCGTGCGCAATGTATCGGTGGAGATGCCGGGCTGGGCGCGATGGTCATTACGCCTACGCGCGAGCTGGCTATACAGATCTTTGAGGTGCTGAGGAAAGTGGGTGGGAAGGGACACCTTTTTGCTGCAGGACTGGTGATTGGAGGCAAGAGCTTGAGGGAGGAACAAGATGCGTTGGCGAGAATGAACATCGTGGTATGCACACCTGGACGTATACTACAGCATCTGTCGCAGACCGCTGCATTCAACGTGGATAACCTGAGGATGCTGGTTCTGGACGAGGCCGATCGCATTCTGGACATGGGCTTCCAGCGGGACGTTGACGCGATCGTTGAGTACCTGCCAAAGGAAAGACAGACGATGCTGTTCAGTGCAACACAGACGAAGCGAGTGTCGGACTTGGCCAGATTGTCACTCAACGATCCGGAATATGTCTCTGTGCACGAGGCGTCGCAAACGGCCACTCCAAAGACCCTGCAGCAGAACTATGTCTTGACGCCGCTCTCCGAGAAGCTGGACACTCTGTGGTCATTCTTACAGTCTGCGAAGAAGTCAAAGATGATTGTGTTCTTGTCATCTGCGAAGCAAGTTCGATTCGTGTACGAATCGTTTAGGCATATGCAGCCCGGTATACCTCTGCTACATCTACACGGGAGACAAAAGGAGACAACAAGACAAGAGACTACTCAGAGATTCGCGAGTGCCAAGCACAGCTGTTTGTTCGCAACCGATGTCGTAGCACGCGGTGTTGATTTCCCTGCTGTAGACTGGGTTGTGCAGGTGGACTGTCCTGAGGATGCCGACACCTACATCCACCGAGTAGGTCGAACTGCGCGATATGAGAAGGAAGGCCGAGCAATACTGTTCGTGGACCCAAGTGAAGAGGAAGGGATGCTTAGCAGACTTGAGCAGAAGAAAGTACCCATTGAGCGCATCAACGTCCGAGCGAAGAAGCAGCAAAGCATCAAAAGCCAGCTTCAAAACATGTGTTTCCAGGATCCGAAGTTGAAGTACCTTGGGCAGAAAGCGTTCGTCAGCTACGTGCGTAGTCTGCATATCCAGAAAGATAAGGAGATCTTCAAGCTGGAGAAGTACAATCTGGAGGACTTTGCAGCAAGTCTTGGTCTGCCAGGTGCGCCGCGCATCAAGTTCCTGAAGGCGGATCAGGAAGAGGTCAAGCGGAGGAAGAATGCCTCAAGACAAGCGGCTATCTCAGCATCAGAAGACGAGGGTGAAGACGACGAAGAAGGTGACAAGGCAAAGAACAAGAAGAACGGCGTGCGCACGAAATACGATCGCATGTTCGAACGACAGAACCAAGATATTCTAGCAGATCATTATGCCAAGCTGGTCAAGGATGATGATCGCGACAACGTTGACCCCAATAGACTGGATGGTGAACAAGAAGGCGACGATGATCTTTTCGACGTGAAGCGTCGTATACCAGTCGAGGAAGACGAGGCGAATACCGAGAGCGTCGCTGACATGAACGCGAAGGCGCCAGGCGTGCGAGCAGTTGAGGTCCCTGGTGCCAAGGTTCCGATTGTATTGGACTCCAAGCGAAGAGAGAAACTCCTCAAGTCTAAGAAGAAACTACTCAACTTCAAGGACAAGGGTCACAAGATTGTGTACGACGACGATGGCAATGCGCACGAGGTCTATGAGCTCGAGGACGAGGACGATTTCCGTGCTCGCGGCGAAGCCGAGCAGCAACGACAGAAGTTCTTGGAGGAAGAAGCAGAACGTGTCAAAGTCGCAGATCTCGAAGATAAGGCACTTGCCAAGGAGAAGAGGAGGGCTAAGAAAGACAAGACTAGAGAGCGTGAACGAGCTGAGTATGAGAGTGAAAGGGAGGGAGCTGAACTTGAAGACGGTGAAGATGCTATGGCCAATTTCATCGCTGATGCTCAAGGTCTCAGTGACAGTGACGCTGGACGAAGCGAAGAGAGTGAAGTTGAGGAGTCACCGAAGAAGAAACAGAAGAAGTGGTTCCAGGAAGAAGGGAAGCGGAAGGATCTTGGTGCTCCTGAGCGCGAGATCAAGACGCTGGATGATCTGGAAGCTGAAGCTGCGAGACTTCTGGGCTGA
- a CDS encoding J domain-containing protein spf31: MAEPEKKLEKLEKEQELEDAAFLQNLEKESKEFDKDSEIERIMKAFRANAYDVLDLQPGVPDEDIKKTYRKKSLLIHPDKTSNPQAQDAFDRLAKAYQALLDEKQRPTLDEAIADARMLLIRDRKLTTDSEEVKDPDVEFMKAWKDKVKFVLADNEVRRQRQMKAQMREEGRAQQKEDAELAERKRKREHEQDWEKTRDERIGSWRDFQKKQGAEAKGKKKKMKTLG; encoded by the exons ATGGCCGAACCAGAGAAGAagctcgagaagctcgagaAGGAGCAGGAGCTTGAAGATGCCGCCTTCCTACAGAATCTCGAGAAGGAGTCGAAGGAGTTTGACAAG GACAGCGAGATTGAACGCATCATGAAAGCTTTCCGCGCCAACGCCTACGACGTGCTCGACCTCCAGCCCGGTGTTCCCGACGAAGACATCAAGAAGACATACCGCAAGAAGTCCCTCCTCATACATCCTGACAAGACCTCAAATCCACAAGCACAAGACGCCTTCGATCGCCTAGCAAAAGCATACCAAGCTCTCCTCGACGAAAAGCAACGACCAACCCTCGACGAAGCAATCGCCGATGCACGTATGCTCCTCATTCGAGATCGCAAGCTCACGACAGACAGCGAGGAAGTCAAAGACCCAGATGTGGAGTTTATGAAAGCGTGGAAGGATAAGGTGAAGTTCGTGTTGGCAGATAATGAGGTCAGGCGGCAGAGACAGATGAAGGCACAGATGAGAGAAGAGGGCAGAGCACAGCAGAAGGAGGACGCCGAGCTGGCCGAGCGCAAACGAAAGAGGGAGCATGAGCAAGATTGGGAGAAGACACGCGATGAGAGGATCGGTAGCTGGAGAGATTTCCAGAAGAAGCAGGGTGCTGAAGCCAAGGGCAAAAAGAAAAAGATGAAGACATTGGGCTGA
- a CDS encoding Elongin-C, with product MTTGGPSEYVTLIASDGYSFVVRRSAACISDAIKRMLDPQNGFMEAKTNTCRFDNINGLVLEKVCEYLYYNEKHKDSKDVADMDIPAELCLELLMAADYLNV from the exons ATGACGACCGGCGGACCATCAGAATACGTGACACTCATCGCGAGTGACGGCTACAGCTTCGTTGTGCGTCGCTCTGCAGCATGCATCAGCGACGCCATCAAGCGCATGCTCGATCCACAAAATGGCTTCATGGAGGCCAAGACGAATACGTGCCGTTTCGATAACATCAA cggtctcgtgctcgAGAAGGTCTGCGAGTACCTGTACTACAATGAGAAACACAAGGACTCGAAAGATGTGGCGGACATGGACATTCCGGCCGAGCTCTGTCTTGAGCTGCTTATGGCTGCTGACTATTTGAACG TGTGA
- a CDS encoding 3'(2'),5'-bisphosphate nucleotidase, with protein MSTKHQQELDVACRAVQHVAVLTQRLQRETISQDGQVKKSDFSPVTIGDFASQALLTSACHGAFPNDKYLAEESADDLRQDDSLLTQVWQLTEDLKPAFERSSLRTPASRQEICDLMDWGGKQQRSDDGRTWVFDPIDGTATFLKGQQYAINCAFLIDGIEQIGIIGCPNVLLDSDTVSEQEVDHNGLGLMIFAVRGEGTYIRPMRDNGELAPATKVERHGDRATMDKLIWSDCATYTSTIMHLHQQVASKLYTPWPGVDLFSSLMKYAALGLGRCDLVIRIFKFASWRSNIWDHAGGVLIFEEAGGKVTDLEGKSIDFTKGRKMADNYGLVCAPSAVHAEVLKLVQETLKAHEQVNGPIPWAKDANQRS; from the exons ATGTCTACAAAACATCAACAAGAGCTCGACGTAGCTTGTAGAGCCGTCCAGCACGTCGCAGTACTGACACAGCGTCTACAACGGGAGACAATCAGCCAAGATGGTCAAGTCAAGAAAAGCGACTTCTCACCAGTCACGATAGGTGACTTTGCCAGCCAAGCACTTCTTACTTCAGCATGCCACGGAGCCTTTCCAAATGACAAGTATCTAGCCGAAGAGTCTGCAGACGATCTCAGGCAAGACGACTCGCTTCTCACACAAGTGTGGCAGCTTACGGAGGACCTCAAACCTGCGTTCGAGAGATCGAGCCTGAGAACGCCAGCTTCGAGGCAAGAGATATGTGATCTGATGGACTGGGGCGGCAAGCAGCAGCGAAGCGATGATGGCAGGACTTGGGTTTTCGATCCCATCGATGGCACTGCTACATTCTTGAAAGGCCAGCAGTATGCCATCAATTGTGCTTTCCTCATCGACGGCATCGAGCAAATTGGCATCATCGGCTGTCCCAATGTGCTTCTGGACTCTGACACTGTCAGTGAGCAGGAAGTCGACCACAACGGTCTAGGTCTCATGATATTTGCAGTCCGTGGCGAAGGTACATACATTCGACCCATGCGGGACAACGGCGAGCTTGCTCCCGCCACGAAAGTGGAGCGACATGGTGACAGAGCTACGATGGACAAGTTGATATGGTCTGATTGTGCTACATACACTTCGACGATCATGCATTTGCATCAGCAAGTGGCGAGCAAGCTGTACACACCTTGGCCTGGTGTTGATCTTTTCAGCTCGTTGATGAAGTACGCTGCACTGGGGCTTGGACGATGTGATCTTGTGATACGTATCTTCAAGTTTGCTAGCTGGAGGAGTAATATATGGGATCATGCTGGTGGGGTTCTGATCTTCGAAGAGGCGGGCGGCAAGGTGACCGATCTTGAAGGGAAGTCGATCGACTTTACGAAGGGCAGGAAGATGGCTGACA ATTATGGTCTGGTCTGCGCGCCGTCCGCTGTGCATGCTGAAGTTCTCAAGCTCGTCCAGGAGACGTTGAAAGCACACGAACAAGTCAATGGACCCATACCCTGGGCCAAGGATGCGAATCAAAGATCCTGA
- a CDS encoding Trichothecene efflux pump TRI12, with translation MSKSTNDATFKEADVDQSWTGRLEFSDSDTATGGNLIYSNADDEPEFHARTVIAIAAMLLLNFVQVFALQGPATILSYIGRDLNATAQQAWIPNALSLVQAVLGPVVSIASDALQARKTILIVACVISVIGSGIAPGSQTIGRLIAAQTLIGFGFATVPLAYSIPSEILPRKWRPACQGAVNASASLGTIAGVLSAGGMVKRSATSGWRQWYWIQFALWAITVLGIIVGYRPPKRHTIHEFATMRQKLNALDLPGLFLLVTGLTLFLVGLNLGGGIYPWSEGRTLGTLIASIVTLGLFGVYEWKATQHGVLNHELFRDGKAFAICLLLILVEGIMLFAFVIFYAQMTGQLFDTDAFLLSARVVPFWVANLFSTTTYGYFSSRFRTIRIPLLVGFVLFTTSLIGLATVQPGNSTSAIVFAALGGLGFGAPLILIIAAVHLSIPHHLIATATAVTTSTRAIAATVFTASYTAAVSNRAQRYIPEYVSAAVLQAGLPPRCVPDFIAGLTAGGQLELPALCGLTPRITAAGVAALKKANADSIRVVWIIAVPFGVVACVALYCLGDLSNAMDYRVEAPVEKLQAKQRRLKR, from the exons ATGTCGAAGTCTACCAATGATGCCACATTCAAGGAGGCCGATGTTGACCAGTCTTGGACAGGACGGCTGGAGTTCAGCGACAGCGATACTGCCACCGGCGGTAATCTGATCTACAGCAATGCCGACGACGAGCCTGAGTTTCATGCGAGAACCGTCATTGCTATTGCTGCAATGCTCCTCCTCAACTTCGTCCAGGTCTTCGCACTCCAAGGACCGGCAACAATTCTCTCTTACATCGGCAGAGATCTCAACGCTACAGCACAGCAAGCCTGGATACCCAACGCTCTGTCTCTTGTTCAAGCTGTCCTAGGCCCGGTCGTCTCAATAGCATCGGATGCCTTACAGGCCCGTAAGACAATCCTGATCGTAGCATGTGTTATCTCAGTGATTGGGTCTGGCATTGCACCAGGATCGCAAACAATCGGTCGACTCATCGCAGCACAGACTTTGATCGGCTTTGGCTTCGCGACAGTACCTTTGGCATACAGCATTCCAAGTGAGATTCTCCCCAGAAAGTGGCGACCTGCTTGTCAAGGTGCCGTCAATGCATCGGCTTCGCTGGGAACTATCGCAGGTGTCTTGAGCGCTGGGGGCATGGTCAAGAGAAGTGCTACCAGTGGTTGGCGCCAATGGTACTGGATCCAGTTCGCACTTTGGGCGATCACTGTTCTTGGTATTATTGTCGGGTACCGACCACCTAAGCGGCACACAATTCATGAGTTCGCTACCATGAGGCAGAAATTGAATGCCTTGGACCTGCCTGGGCTGTTTCTGCTTGTCACCGGACTTACACTGTTCCTGGTTGGACTCAATCTTGGCGGGGGTATCTATCCTTGGAGCGAAGGGCGGACCTTGGGCACACTCATCGCCAGCATTGTGACACTTGGCTTGTTCGGTGTCTACGAATGGAAGGCGACCCAGCACGGCGTCCTCAACCATGAACTGTTCCGTGACGGCAAAGCGTTCGCAATCTGCTTGCTGTTGATCTTGGTGGAAGGGATCATGCTGTTCGCCTTTGTCATCTTCTATGCACAGAT GACCGGACAACTCTTCGACACCGATGCCTTCTTGCTGTCCGCGAGGGTCGTACCGTTCTGGGTGGCCAATCTCTTCTCCACGACTACTTACGGATACTTCAGCTCACGGTTCCGCACGATTCGCATACCACTCCTGGTCGGATTCGTGCTGTTCACCACATCACTGATCGGCCTGGCGACCGTCCAGCCGGGCAACTCAACAAGCGCCATCGTCTTCGCAGCGCTGGGAGGTCTTGGCTTTGGAGCACCGCTTATCCTCATCATAGCAGCAGTCCACCTATCGATCCCACACCATCTCATCGCAACTGCCACGGCAGTGACGACATCCACTCGAGCCATAGCAGCGACGGTCTTCACAGCAAGCTACACAGCTGCAGTCAGCAACCGAGCTCAGCGGTACATCCCAGAGTATGTCTCTGCTGCAGTGCTGCAAGCAGGATTACCACCACGCTGCGTCCCAGACTTTATTGCTGGCTTGACAGCAGGCGGGCAGCTTGAGCTTCCAGCATTGTGTGGCTTGACGCCACGGATCACCGCGGCTGGAGTCGCAGCTCTGAAGAAAGCCAATGCTGACTCGATCCGAGTAGTGTGGATCATTGCTGTGCCTTTTGGTGTGGTTGCGTGTGTTGCTCTGTACTGCTTGGGTGATCTGAGCAACGCGATGGATTATCGTGTCGAAGCGCCTGTGGAGAAGCTCCAAGCCAAGCAGCGCCGATTGAAGAGATAG
- a CDS encoding Aldehyde oxidase GLOX translates to MTDPILLPDGTVRLLNGAHKGRAGDDRADDPVLEPLLYHASKPAGSRFEKMPKTEIPRLNPDVFYNAYGNVSINAAYPEFQNNGHTSYLHQQQSPDVNHPTEYRVEIFAPTYMDSAARPVTDTAPETIKYGQQTTVSASGLEDKLVKVQLSYSGFHTHAVDMGQRMVELELEVEGENVTITGPANASVMPPGVYLLWVVADGVPSEARWVSLQQ, encoded by the exons ATGACAGACCCCATCCTCCTTCCCGACGGCACAGTCCGCCTCCTCAACGGCGCCCACAAAGGCAGAGCGGGCGACGACCGAGCCGACGATCCCGTCCTGGAGCCTCTTCTCTACCACGCTTCCAAACCCGCCGGCAGCCGTTTCGAGAAGATGCCCAAGACCGAAATTCCGAGGCT CAACCCCGATGTGTTTTACAATGCGTACGGAAACGTCTCGATCAATGCTGCGTACCCCGAGTTTCAGAACAATGGGCATACGAGCTATCTGCATCAGCAGCAGAGCCCGGATGTCAATCATCCGACAGAGTATCGGGTTGAGATTTTCGCACCGACGTATATGGACTCTGCCGCTCGTCCGGTGACTGATACTGCGCCGGAGACGATCAAGTACGGTCAACAGACCACAGTTAGTGCATCAGGTCTGGAAGACAAGCTTGTCAAGGTCCAGCTGAGCTATTCGGGGTTCCATACTCATGCTGTTGATATGGGACAGAGGATGGTGGAGTTGGAATTGGAGGTGGAAGGTGAGAATGTGACGATCACAGGACCTGCTAATGCGAGTGTGATGCCGCCGGGTGTCTACTTGCTGTGGGTCGTAGCGGATGGGGTGCCGAGTGAGGCGAGATGGGTTAGTTTGCAGCAGTAA
- a CDS encoding Phosphatidylcholine-sterol acyltransferase, translating to MLLNFLTLCLCYTVQIAALPTRRQAQSDSQYKRLIVFGDSFSENGSGAWLVSNETWPADPAYYNHTFSNGPVWATTLARTLGNIPLLDYATGGATADNSFITGYTGPESTIEVPSAYDQVQHFLSDSSPQERDLFVHWIGANDAFFDTNVTGASITSLINRNLDLLYRAGAKTILFGNYPPVTQFPAIFGMSGYEFAEAYADSLTTGLENIVAGYGAYMKLGLVDVDAFFANVFADPESYGIDRKYVDPPTACLQGSYANQGVPRSLCDDPERHLFFDPYHPVTTVHSRVAGLFEQGLDQL from the exons ATGCTGTTGAACTTCCTCACGCTATGTCTGTGCTATACCGTACAGATAGCGGCACTGCCAACACGCAGACAAGCTCAGAGTGATAGCCAGTATAAGCGTCTAATCGTTTTCGGCGACAGCTTCTCAGAGAACGGCAGCGGAGCATGGCTCGTCAGTAACGAGACCTGGCCAGCAGATCCAGCCTACTACAATCACACCTTCTC CAACGGCCCCGTCTGGGCCACAACCCTCGCCCGCACCCTAGGCAACATCCCCCTCCTCGACTACGCAACCGGCGGTGCAACCGCCGACAACAGCTTCATAACGGGCTACACCGGCCCCGAAAGCACCATCGAAGTGCCCTCAGCCTACGACCAAGTACAGCATTTCCTCAGCGACTCTTCGCCCCAAGAGAGAGATCTCTTCGTGCACTGGATAGGAGCCAACGATGCGTTCTTCGACACGAACGTCACTGGCGCATCCATCACCAGCTTGATCAACAGGAATTTGGATCTCCTATATCGTGCTGGCGCCAAGACGATTCTGTTTGGAAATTATCCGCCGGTCACTCAGTTTCCTGCGATATTTGGAATGTCGGGTTACGAGTTTGCGGAGGCGTATGCGGACTCTTTGACCACTGGGTTGGAGAATATCGTTGCTGGGTATGGCGCCTACATGAAGCTCGGTCTGGTCGATGTCGATGCTTTCTTCGCGAATGTCTTCGCTGACCCGGAGAGTTATGGGATCGATAGGAAGTATGTGGATCCGCCGACTGCATGTCTGCAAGGTTCATATGCGAACCAGGGCGTCCCGAGGAGTCTGTGTGATGATCCGGAGCGGCATCTGTTCTTCGATCCTTATCATCCGGTCACGACAGTGCACAGCAGGGTTGCCGGGCTGTTTGAGCAAGGTCTTGATCAGCTATAG